The genomic interval TGGTGTTGTATGAGAGCTCGATAATCACCCCTGTCcatttaaaactaattaatatAGCAATAGATAATACAAATTCAAGTGAACTTATCAAAAACCTATCGGAAAGTGTCTTATTTTGCGTACAGTGTAATAAATCCCCTGCTATATTGTTTCAGCATATAATACTGGTATCAGTATTAGCGCTGCGTCTCGCCATACCAGAGATTCCTTCTTGGCTGGAGACGGAAATGGCTAAAGTGGAGTTCCAACGACGAGAGGCTATTAAGAATTCGCACGCTCCTCTATTGgtaagttattttttgtacCAGTgaccgaaaaaaaatatttcagccAAAAAGAGCCACAGCAACAATGTTGATTATTCTATGTTAGTTACTTACAATGCTTATACTACATAAAAATCCGTTCTCGGTTTCGTTTTACCTTTTGAAGTACAGAACTGTACTGTGTTTACCCTCTGAAGTACAGAAAAAAAGAAACCCATGTATCCagagtagatagatagatagaatatatacacacacatgaaataaacttacaaaacttaaatactaacacacagagtactttgtgttgtctgtctgtctctcAAGAGACatttgataaaaatactttaatctattttttttaaataaattcagaTTCCAATACTGATTCTGATCTATCTCTCATTATTCAACAGTCTGAATGCACGAGCCAAGACGACGTCTCAAAAGCGCGCTCGCCTCGCACCGCCACCCCCACGACGCCCAAAATGGCCGACGACAAGCAACAAGAGAAGAAGAAGATCAACATAGGGAAGATACCGGAGATACCGCCGTTTAGGTGAGTGGGTTTTTAAGAGGGGAGGGAAGTGCTGGTTTTTGAAAATGTTGTTGAGCTGTGGTAAAGGTGGTATGGTTAGTGGAACGTTTTCTAAGCAACGTTTGTACTgggtatttttaaaaatgttaaaaaatatgcataggTCACATGCTAAAAAGTCACATAAATAAGTTTAagaggaaatattttttttcatttactaaTTTGGCGAATTCGTTGAATAAAAGTATAGAATAAGCAACATAATTAAGCTTTTTCGGCTTTCCATACCACTTTGGCAGCAACCTTCGGTGTACAACATTGTGCAACACactacaaattaaaataatttaatttcctcatattttgttacttttagTAGATTTAGTGAGATGGTGAATGCAGTTTGCAATTAATGTTGTTTTAAACGTTGTCGTCAACATCCATGACctcatttaatatttatttcatggaATTATATTTGctcacacaaaaaaaacacattctgTTTATTGCTATTAAACATTTTCCACATTCAACAAAggaattattttcaaaattcccACTAGGAAACAATTTATCACTTACCATTATGATTGCTCACTTGATGGTTGCATGATTTGGtctgtattataatattttaaaattaaattatgttactCCCCAAATCGGAAGTAGACTACGTTTAACGTAACTTGACCAAAAACTGCCACCCAATATTGCCGTGAGACAGATTGCTAATGAGACGAAAATAGTTCAATATTTACGCCCCAGCAATGTTGAATTTATTCATGTGCTTATCTGCTGtctactgaaataaataagctCATTTCAGCTGAGGTACGTACATTATGAAATAAGTCAAGTTACGTTGATCGAACTCTACCTCTAACATTCAACAttgtacaattattattattattttttaaatattttattttccttgaaagtaaaataactaaatgtatgtttttcattttttcagtTGATTTGTGACAAGTAAAATTGTGCCTGGATCGGTGTGTAGTTACATagtagttttatttagtttatatacttttttaaggtagtacttttgttattattctttACCTCACTCATAATTTTATAAGGCTtctatttgaataaataatgtactcactattttaaaattgttttcttttttctatgaattcctaagaaatatttctgaaaataatcagtgtgttttattaaatatttttaaacagcttatatacaaaaaaatggTTTATTAAGATTGAAATATTTCTAATGGAATGTTATTACAGTTTAGTTaagtttatagtatttaagttatataagtttcttttatgtgtgtgtgtacaaataaagaatattctatctatctatctattagaaaaaaattcaaactgAATTCAAACAGGTATGAgattcttttttatatttttttgcttttatattcttatttttgtgtgtgtttgtctaacacttaatttattttcctttacagattaaaaaaataatataataacaagCTTAGCGCGTCTTTAATAGCTTCcagatttttaataattcaactCTTCAAATTATTCTTCCAATAACCCTACTTACAAGTAGCTTTAATATTATTCCATATTTCTCTTTTCTATCAGCCTTTGAATTTTTGACTTCTTAATCCTACTTACCTAGCTTACctatttaaaactaaactatAGCGCTATTTCTCCAATAACTTCAAACTTACCTACGAGTGTAATACATGTTAAAATGAATTCTGAATTGTGTTTTAGGACTAAGGCAGCATCTATAGCTGAGCCGACCATCACTCACGGGTCCTTGCAAATACTACAAGATGTTAGCCCTACCAAACCCATCCGTCATAAGGTATGTACCATCATACACCTATCTTACTCTTCTACCTAAGTATACATAGAGTTCTCTTTCGGCGTAGGAAAACAACAAAATTGAATATTTCAATTCTACACCTTACACTATACTTATGTGTCATACTATAATCATGagattttttacatttcataTCAGGTTTGACGCGCAATTTTGGCAACTCATAATATATgattggctaatcctttcaccacggtgataAACACTAGCCCGGCGCAGCGTTATTTCCTTACAACCTTGCACAGAATAACGAAATACGGAGTTCAGCTTTCAAActggtacagtcagctgcataagtagctctacacttttgtaccttgtcaatctgaaaccgcctatccatcCATTGAAATATtaacggttcgtcagtttgacaaggtacaaaagtgtataacgacttatgcagctgaccgtaggTAGTTCTTCATAACCATACTTCCGTATACAGTACTGTCAGTACTTATACATTACCTAACCACCTCCCCTCTCCCCAGGAGTCAGTACCCGGCGCCCCGCTCTCCCTGCTCGGGGTTCGCGGGCTCCGCGACGAGCCGTTACACCGCTCGGCGCACTGCCTCCCACAGACCCCACACAGACCCCGCGCCAACCCCACTCTACAGGTGTGTTGACTGTGTTAACAGTAtattagcgccatctatacattagaaaatatgagagagtgtggagtgaatgaggatatgacagaggatagggtaaaatggcgtgacatgacgcacaaactcgaccctaaataaggaaaaggctAGGAAAACCGCCATCTATACATTACAAGGTTTAACTACTTAGTTTCCTATGttactgcctctgtggtctagtggtagaagcttcgcttcatgacccagaggtcctgggttcgattcctgggtgggaccatcaatttgtgtttctaaattgtggttctaagtttggttaggacatagaaggctgatcacctgatgtccgaaacagtgaaacgatccatgctgtcggatgggcatgtaaagcagtcggtcctgcgcctagctctctccagtcgtgtcggtcaatccgtcccattgggctatgagagtgatggaacagagagtgctcctgtgtactgcgcacacacttgggcactataatctactcctgcgtagttggctgatctcaattgagattggccgccgtggtcgaaattcggctaggaggacattattccTATGTTAACACAGCGTTATCTCGCAGGTTACTTGCTTCATAGATCGATTATTAAGTAACTATAAATCCTGCTAGATGGCGCATCCTGCCAGTATCACAAACACGCGGTTTCCTTCACTATCCACGAGTCATCCCCTTCAGGTGACTACATACTACACTCTACTATACACTAAGTATAGGAGCCTCTACTAGACAACCCCACTCTACAGGTGACTACATACTACACTCTACTATACACTAGGTATAGGAGCCTCTACTAGACGAGTCAATGATGTTGACAAGGTCTCAAGTGGAGACAACGAACAGGCAAGCGTGGGGTGCCCTCAGACCCGCTGGACCGAtagtagccggtagtggctggattagAAACACTGAAGACAGAATGTTGTGATCCTCCTTGAGGCCTATGTCTAGTGGACGATTACAAGGCTGATTATGATAACATATGGGTGCTTTAGCTAGTATTACTTAGTAGTAGACCACCCTATTCTACAACCGACAACACAATATACCTGTACCCTTTACCTTtgaaacacaatatttttttgcggTTATCTTATTAAAACCATGCTTATTTAATTCCAGGAGCTAATAGGCACAGTGAGCGCGGGCGGCTCTGAACCGGATCTGAATGCAGTGCCGTCCGGAGCGCCGTCTATCATCGATGCCAGCGCCACCTCTAGTGAGGATGACAGGCCTAAGGAGAAAGATAAAACTGGTGAGTAGATGGGGGAGTTAATGGACGTATGTTAATGGTGAATGTTTCTAGGCCGGACAATGTTATAGCCATACCtcaattacctacctactaaaaatGATGTTAATCGGACCATATAATTAACAGGCGCGCTCGTCATATTTGAGTCATTACATTCATCCGAACTCAGTCATAACCATAAGTGAAATCATCATCAGACCTCCCACTTATGTTCGCGTTCGGATACGCTTGTGTGAGCGAGAGATCTGATATGATGCTTTACGACTGACTTCGCATGTTTGTAACGGCTCAAGTATAGAGAagaggtgttgcaaaagtggtataattAAGCCGAAAGAAGTCGAAAGGGCCAAAACTCAAAGCTATTCAGAGCGACTTCCCTGAGTCACCTCCGTTCGGCTTAAAAAAAGCTTTAAATTccattatgattataaatgtattaattACCAACAGGTTCCCGCTCCCGCGCAAAAGCTCTGCTAGTAAAGCGCGTCCGCTCGGTGGCAGTGTTCTCTCTGGGGCTGCGCAAGGCGCGCgaggccgccgccgcgcacgcGCCGCCCAAGACCCCCGACAACAACTCACAGGTAACTATAGATATAGAGtaactaaattaataaaccctcaaattcatagaccgtattgtaTCATTCAATATGACAATGCAGCGCAGTTGCGACCAATATGGCAATCACAAAAGTTAACCAGAAGAGTCAAACTGAAAATATTCAGGTCAAACGTTAAGTCCGTGTTGCTATATGGTTGCGAAACGTGGAAGGTAACCAAACCCATCTCGCACCAGCTTCAAGTCTTCGTGAACCGATGCCTTCGACGCATACTCCGAATATACTGGCCCAATAAAATCTCCAACGACCAACTGAGAGAACGGTGCCACGATACCCTGATCGACCAGCAGATCAAGCGACGCAAGTGGAACTGGATTGGCCACACCCTCCGAAGAAATTCTGACCACATACCCAAACAGGCGATGGATTGGAATCCGCAAGGAAAGAGAAAGCGTGGCCGTCCCAAGCAGACCTGGCGACGCACGGTAGTGGACGAAGCGAAAAAGATCGGGAAGTCTTGGAGTGAAATCAAACGCGAAGCTCAAGACAGGTTGCGATGGAGAGTCACTGTGGACGCCCTCTGCCCCATCCAGGGGACATAGGATACTAAGTCAAGTAAGTCATTGTATCATTACAACTaggttaaaattgactttgaaacacacAAGTTTTgactgtttacgtcagttctaaacctattttaaagctctatgaattcggGGTTTAGTATATAAGTTTAAAgaggccgccgccgcgcacgcGCCGCCCAAAACCCCCGACAACAACTCACAGGTAACTGTACTGCATGATTTCATACATGGCAGAAAAGGTAGACTATCTCAGTGTctttttattacaatgtaTTGAAAAACGAGGTTTTGATTTAgggaaaattattaatttcgcAATGAAACCCTTTATAGTACTGTAgctttagtttatttgtgtAACCATATTTcgattaaaaagacacacaaagattgtttacgTTTTATGccaaatatgaaaaaaaaaatcagtaTATAATAGTAACTAAGACGCCCGACCACAACTCTATGGTAACTATACGGCATGAttataaaaagacacacaaatATTGTTTACATTAGGAAAAAATGCAGTATAtatagtaagtacatacagtTCCCTTGCTAAAACGCTCCTAGTAAAGCGCGTGCGCTCAGTGGCAGTGTTCTCTCTGGGGCTGCGCAAGGCACGCGCAGCCCAGGACCCCCGACAACAACTCACAGGTAACTgtattacatacttacatatgcTCATGACTAGGCcaaacgactgctgccgaagcagcaaccgggacctaAGGCTtaaggtcttcgcacattatgACAACTCCACGCCAACGCGGCAGCAACTCTACTCACACTCCTTTAGTTTTTCTAGACACTTAGTGTACGAATTGCGTAAGCCACTCGTTCTACACTactttataaacattttttgaaattaaaccttgaacatatgacacagggcttaaatatcaatgtctagcatagagtcgagtcgccggtgagttgttataatgtgcgaagacctttaacgtgccgtccgaagcacggaagcgcccagaaaagaaccacttgaaatcagTCACCCATCCatatggctgaccgtgccatgtgtaGCTTAACCTCAATGATTAGTTAcgatgccgccgccgcccatgCGCCGCCTAAGACGCCCGACAACAACTCAcaggtacctaaataatacaggatgttgcaaaaagggtataaaaaGCCTCCAAaacttgttcagaatgaccctctgtgtctgtaatatgggtatcggaaaTCTGATAATCTACTAcagatatacttacctatagatacataggtacatattaacACACAAGACCTGAAttcaaatatctgccccggccgagAATCAAACCCGAGACCTTCGGCATGgcagtcactaaccactacaccgtTCGGTGGCCATTGCCATTTTTATCTCTTCATTAATTTTAGCGTATTTATATTCTAGCATTTTAGGTTTTTAATATCGATAttattggtaggtatattttaatatcgGCCCAATTACCAAATTCGACAATATCGAACACATCATCAGACATAATCACCTCCATTTTTATATTTCCCAGAGTCTCCCAGCACCCATACTCGGCGGAGAACTCAACTTGATCCCGATCGAGC from Plutella xylostella chromosome 28, ilPluXylo3.1, whole genome shotgun sequence carries:
- the LOC105392743 gene encoding anoctamin-8; amino-acid sequence: MEALIAVAVLVNCALIGLSGTVNRLLGDAMPQAHILVYVGLEHIILVSVLALRLAIPEIPSWLETEMAKVEFQRREAIKNSHAPLLSECTSQDDVSKARSPRTATPTTPKMADDKQQEKKKINIGKIPEIPPFS
- the LOC125490826 gene encoding uncharacterized protein LOC125490826, which encodes MNSELCFRTKAASIAEPTITHGSLQILQDVSPTKPIRHKESVPGAPLSLLGVRGLRDEPLHRSAHCLPQTPHRPRANPTLQELIGTVSAGGSEPDLNAVPSGAPSIIDASATSSEDDRPKEKDKTDLPLMFAFGYACVSERSDMMLYD